The proteins below come from a single Aptenodytes patagonicus chromosome 2, bAptPat1.pri.cur, whole genome shotgun sequence genomic window:
- the NAPG gene encoding gamma-soluble NSF attachment protein, producing the protein MAAQKINEALEHIAKAEKYLKTGFLKWKPDYDSAATEYGKAAVAFKNAKQFDQAREACLREAEAHENNKALFHAAKAYEQAGMMLKEMQRLPEAVQLIEKASMMYLENGTPDTAAIALERAGKLIENVSPEKAVQLYQQAASVFENEERLRQALEMLGKASRLLVRGRRLDEAALSLQKEKSIYKEIENYPTCYKKTIAQVLVHLHRNDYVAAERCVRESYSIPGFNGSEDCAALEQLLEGYDQQDQDQVSEVCNLPLFKYMDNDYAKLGLTLVVPGGGIKKKSPNAAQDKARGPATVGSHADEEEDEYSGGLC; encoded by the exons ATGGCGGCGCAGAAGATCAACGAGGCGCTCGAGCACATCGCTAAAGCGGAGAAATA TCTGAAAACTGGATTCTTAAAGTGGAAACCAGATTATGACAGTGCAGCTACCGAATATGGGAAGGCAG CTGTTGCTTTTAAGAATGCCAAGCAGTTTGACCAGGCAAGGGAAGCCTGTTTACGGGAAGCTGAGGCACATGAAAACAATAAAGC TCTCTTCCATGCGGCCAA agcttATGAACAAGCTGGCATGATGCTAAAG GAGATGCAGAGACTCCCTGAAGCAGTTCAGCTGATCGAGAAAGCCAGTATGATGTACCTGGAGAACGGGACACCAGATACAGCAGCTATTGCACTGGAACGAGCTGGAAA GTTAATAGAAAATGTGAGCCCAGAGAAGGCTGTGCAGCTCTATCAGCAAGCAGCATCAGTGTTTGAA AATGAAGAACGTTTACGGCAAGCATTAGAAATGCTAGGGAAGGCATCAAGACTTCTAGTCAGAGGACGCAG ATTAGATGAGGCTGCATTGtctcttcaaaaggaaaaaagtatttataaggAAATTGAAAATTACCCAACATGCTATAAG aaAACTATTGCTCAAGTCTTAGTTCATCTTCACAGAAATGATTATGTTGCCGCAGAAAGATGTGTGAGGGAAAGCTATAG CATACCAGGATTTAATGGAAGTGAAGACTGTGCAGCACTAGAGCAACTTCTAGAAGGGTATGACCAGCAAGATCAGGATCAAGTTTCTGAAGTCTGTAATTTGCCACTCTTCAAATACATGGACAATGAT TATGCCAAGCTTGGTCTTACCTTGGTGGTCCCAGGAGGTGGAATCAAGAAGAAATCGCCAAATGCTGCACAAGACAAAGCAAGAGGACCAGCCACAGTGGGCTCTCATGCtgatgaggaagaggatgaaTATTCTGGTGGACTGTGCTAA